A single Alcanivorax borkumensis SK2 DNA region contains:
- a CDS encoding hybrid sensor histidine kinase/response regulator yields MAIEQRIFRVRRSYNQWVGNQTLEDFSLRFTGKGARRWSAGRVAGTAIGAITFLALEAIGGAITLNYGFTNAVAAICAVMLTIFLLGLPVSYYAARYGVDIDLLTRGAGFGYLGSTITSLIYASFTFIFFALEAAIMAMALEILFDIPPTIGYLLSSLIAIPLVIHGITTLTRFQLWTQPIWVFLQLLPFGFILMQDPESLPRWASFEGLNNDGGSFNLIMFGAGATVLFSLVAQIGEQVDFLRFMPEPEKGKRLRWWAAMLAGGPGWVVIGALKALAGSFLAVLAFYSGLALEQAQEPMHMYLVAFSHVTQNPTMLLALAGIFVILSQLKINVTNAYAGSIAWSNFFSRLTHSHPGRVVWLVFNVVIALVLMEIGIYRAFESILGSYAVVAVAWMGALVADLVINKPLGLSPKHIEFKRAHLYDLNPVGFGSMMIATAIGLSARAGLWGETARALASFIALFSTFISAPLIALLTRSRYYIARAPSPSRELEGLACCICEHHFDREDMAFCPAYNGPICSLCCSLDARCNDSCKHNARFSEQLIDWMGGLLPQTLINHMRSRMGHFLGLLIIVALIMSGLLALIYYQIPIADPTVKELMADTLTKVFAILIIISGVVAWLFVLAHESRVVAQEESRRQTRMLMEEIKAHEKTDLALQQAKELAESANQAKSRYLTGLSHELRSPLNAAFGYAQLLEQDPTIPENRRDAIGAIRRSTEHLSDLIEGLLEISKIEAGRLELYRNQVCVPELIDELVTMFQLQAAEKGIGFEFRSKSQMPTWVTTDEKRLRQILINLLSNAIKFTREGQVTLTFRYRNQVAEFVIADTGVGIDEEDLKRIFRPFERVRKPGTPSVHGTGLGLTITQLLADIMGGDIQVSSIPGQGSEFRLSVMLSRLSGPAPTRHERKPVAGYIGERKSLLIIDDDPSHRGLISDLLTPLGFIINEAPDGETGLQLARHTTPDLVLLDISMPGLTGWETVQHIRQQGYRGPVIMLSANARENDPAIPDGLHNDYLTKPLKLNSLLDSLARHLSLTWLHPHNTSPKHITVVQQAEPVRALNSTLRDELLALAEIGHLTGLLDRIIQEREKGNLGSDIAEKMHTLLKIFDFQAVIRLLEAAP; encoded by the coding sequence ATGGCAATCGAGCAACGCATATTCCGTGTGCGACGCAGTTACAATCAGTGGGTTGGCAACCAAACGTTGGAGGATTTCTCATTGCGTTTCACGGGCAAGGGAGCCCGTCGCTGGTCTGCCGGTCGAGTCGCCGGCACAGCTATCGGTGCTATCACTTTCCTTGCCCTGGAAGCCATTGGTGGAGCGATCACCTTAAATTACGGCTTCACTAACGCAGTGGCGGCCATCTGTGCGGTCATGCTCACCATCTTCCTTCTCGGTTTGCCCGTCAGTTATTACGCCGCTCGTTACGGGGTGGATATCGACCTGCTTACTCGGGGAGCGGGCTTTGGCTACCTAGGCTCAACCATCACCTCCCTGATATACGCGTCATTCACCTTTATTTTCTTCGCCTTGGAAGCGGCTATCATGGCCATGGCGCTGGAAATACTGTTCGATATCCCTCCAACTATTGGGTATTTACTCAGCTCACTAATCGCCATTCCATTAGTCATTCATGGCATCACCACCCTGACCCGTTTTCAGTTATGGACACAGCCCATATGGGTATTCCTGCAGCTACTTCCATTCGGGTTTATCCTCATGCAAGACCCAGAATCACTGCCGCGCTGGGCCAGCTTCGAAGGACTTAATAACGATGGCGGTAGCTTCAACCTGATCATGTTTGGCGCCGGCGCCACCGTGCTGTTTTCACTGGTTGCACAAATTGGCGAGCAAGTAGATTTTCTGCGTTTCATGCCTGAACCGGAAAAAGGCAAACGGCTACGCTGGTGGGCAGCCATGCTCGCCGGTGGGCCTGGTTGGGTAGTGATCGGCGCGCTGAAAGCCTTAGCCGGCTCCTTTTTGGCGGTACTGGCTTTTTATTCTGGGCTCGCCCTGGAGCAAGCTCAGGAACCAATGCATATGTACCTGGTGGCATTCAGTCATGTCACCCAAAACCCCACCATGCTACTGGCACTGGCCGGGATCTTCGTTATTCTCTCGCAGTTAAAAATCAACGTAACCAACGCCTATGCCGGCTCGATTGCCTGGTCCAACTTTTTCTCCCGGCTGACCCATAGCCACCCTGGGCGGGTTGTATGGCTAGTCTTCAATGTTGTGATTGCCTTGGTATTGATGGAAATCGGTATTTACCGGGCTTTTGAATCCATCCTCGGCAGCTACGCAGTGGTCGCGGTGGCTTGGATGGGCGCTTTAGTGGCCGACTTAGTGATCAATAAACCGCTGGGACTCAGCCCAAAACACATCGAATTTAAACGTGCCCATCTTTATGACCTGAACCCCGTAGGGTTCGGCTCTATGATGATCGCCACGGCCATCGGCCTTAGTGCTCGCGCCGGCCTGTGGGGCGAAACAGCCCGAGCTCTGGCCTCCTTTATCGCCCTGTTCAGCACCTTTATCAGTGCCCCATTAATTGCCCTACTTACCCGCAGCCGTTACTACATCGCCCGCGCGCCCAGCCCCAGCCGTGAGTTGGAAGGCCTTGCTTGTTGTATTTGCGAGCATCATTTCGACAGGGAGGACATGGCCTTCTGCCCCGCCTACAACGGCCCGATATGTTCCTTATGCTGTTCTTTGGATGCACGCTGCAACGACAGCTGCAAACACAACGCTCGTTTCTCCGAACAATTGATTGACTGGATGGGCGGGCTGCTTCCACAAACACTGATTAATCACATGCGGTCACGGATGGGGCATTTTCTCGGCCTGCTGATCATCGTGGCCTTGATTATGAGTGGACTGCTGGCTTTGATTTATTATCAAATCCCCATTGCCGACCCTACGGTAAAAGAACTGATGGCTGACACCTTGACCAAAGTGTTCGCCATACTCATCATTATCAGCGGCGTGGTGGCTTGGTTGTTTGTGCTTGCCCACGAAAGTAGGGTTGTTGCCCAAGAAGAAAGCCGGCGCCAAACCCGCATGTTGATGGAAGAAATTAAAGCTCACGAAAAAACTGATCTGGCATTACAGCAAGCCAAGGAACTGGCCGAATCCGCCAATCAAGCAAAAAGCCGCTACCTCACAGGGCTCAGCCACGAACTACGCTCCCCTCTGAATGCCGCTTTTGGCTACGCCCAACTGCTGGAGCAGGATCCAACCATCCCGGAAAACCGGCGCGATGCCATTGGTGCCATTCGCCGCAGTACAGAGCATCTATCCGACCTGATTGAAGGGCTGCTGGAGATATCCAAAATCGAAGCGGGCCGGCTGGAGCTGTACCGCAATCAGGTATGCGTACCGGAACTCATCGATGAACTGGTCACCATGTTTCAGTTACAGGCCGCGGAAAAAGGCATTGGCTTCGAATTTCGCAGTAAAAGCCAGATGCCCACCTGGGTCACTACGGATGAGAAACGGTTACGACAGATTCTGATCAACCTGCTCTCCAACGCCATCAAGTTTACCCGTGAAGGCCAAGTCACACTGACCTTTCGTTACCGCAATCAAGTGGCCGAGTTCGTTATTGCCGATACCGGCGTCGGCATTGATGAAGAAGACCTGAAGCGCATCTTCCGACCGTTCGAGCGGGTAAGAAAACCGGGAACTCCCAGTGTTCATGGCACCGGGCTAGGGCTCACCATTACCCAGTTGTTAGCCGACATCATGGGGGGCGATATACAAGTAAGCAGCATCCCCGGCCAAGGAAGTGAATTTCGTCTTTCGGTAATGCTATCCAGATTGAGTGGCCCGGCCCCCACCCGCCATGAACGCAAACCCGTGGCCGGCTATATTGGCGAGCGTAAAAGCCTGTTGATCATCGATGATGACCCCTCACACCGGGGCCTAATCAGTGATCTGCTTACCCCTTTGGGATTTATTATCAATGAAGCTCCGGATGGAGAAACAGGCTTGCAACTGGCCCGGCATACTACCCCAGACCTAGTACTACTAGACATTTCTATGCCAGGCCTCACCGGCTGGGAAACCGTTCAACATATTCGTCAGCAAGGTTACCGTGGCCCGGTAATCATGCTTTCTGCCAATGCTCGTGAAAACGACCCAGCCATCCCCGACGGCTTGCATAACGATTACCTGACCAAACCACTAAAACTCAATAGCCTACTAGACAGCCTAGCCCGCCACCTATCACTGACTTGGTTGCATCCACACAATACTTCACCAAAGCACATCACCGTTGTGCAGCAAGCCGAACCAGTGCGCGCTCTAAATAGCACCCTGCGTGATGAACTTCTTGCTCTGGCAGAGATCGGTCACTTAACGGGTCTACTGGATCGGATAATACAGGAGCGAGAAAAGGGAAATCTGGGTTCTGATATAGCGGAAAAAATGCACACTTTACTTAAAATATTTGATTTTCAGGCCGTGATCCGATTATTAGAGGCAGCCCCATGA
- a CDS encoding 6-phosphofructokinase, translating to MARKNAFYAQSGGVTAVINASAAGVIEAARENKDVIGKVYAGRNGIIGALTEELIDTSKESKSAIEALKHTPGGAFGSCRYKLKDLKTSQREYERLIEVFKAHNIGYFFYNGGGDSADTCLKVSQLSEKMGYPIQAIHVPKTVDNDLPFTDVSPGFGSVAKYTAVSCREAALDVASMCATSTKVFVMEVMGRHAGWIAASAGLAKEDADDAPHLILFPEIAFDKAAFMKKVEATVKKAGYCVIVVSEGARYEDGTFLADAGNTDAFGHKQLGGVAPVIAQMVKDELGYKYHWAVSDYLQRAARHIASATDVEQAYAVGRAAVEFAVAGKNAVMPTVVRKDTKKYSWTIGEAPLKKVANVEKKMPRKYISKDGFGITPAARAYLEPLIGGESYPPYKNGLPQFAKLKLAPVEKKLNDAFEV from the coding sequence ATGGCGCGTAAAAACGCTTTCTATGCTCAGTCCGGCGGTGTTACTGCCGTCATCAATGCTTCTGCTGCCGGCGTTATTGAAGCAGCACGAGAAAACAAGGATGTGATCGGCAAAGTCTACGCCGGCCGGAATGGCATCATCGGCGCACTCACTGAAGAGCTGATCGATACAAGCAAAGAAAGCAAAAGCGCCATTGAAGCGCTCAAGCACACCCCCGGCGGGGCCTTCGGTTCTTGCCGCTATAAGCTGAAAGACCTCAAGACCTCCCAACGCGAATACGAACGTCTAATCGAAGTCTTCAAGGCTCACAACATCGGCTACTTCTTCTATAACGGTGGTGGTGATTCCGCCGACACCTGCCTAAAAGTATCACAGCTTTCCGAGAAAATGGGCTACCCGATCCAGGCTATCCACGTGCCCAAAACCGTGGACAACGACCTGCCCTTCACCGACGTGAGCCCTGGTTTCGGTTCCGTCGCCAAGTACACCGCTGTGAGCTGCCGTGAGGCCGCCCTGGACGTGGCCAGCATGTGCGCCACCTCCACCAAGGTGTTCGTGATGGAAGTCATGGGCCGTCACGCTGGCTGGATCGCCGCCTCCGCCGGGCTCGCCAAAGAGGATGCCGATGACGCTCCGCACCTAATCTTGTTCCCGGAAATTGCCTTCGACAAAGCGGCCTTCATGAAAAAGGTGGAAGCCACCGTCAAGAAAGCGGGCTATTGCGTCATTGTGGTGTCCGAAGGGGCTCGCTATGAAGACGGCACGTTCTTGGCCGACGCGGGTAACACTGACGCCTTTGGCCACAAACAGCTAGGCGGTGTGGCTCCGGTCATCGCTCAGATGGTGAAAGACGAACTCGGCTACAAATACCACTGGGCTGTAAGCGATTACTTACAGCGTGCCGCACGCCACATAGCATCAGCCACTGACGTGGAGCAAGCCTACGCAGTGGGCCGCGCCGCCGTTGAGTTCGCCGTGGCGGGTAAAAACGCAGTCATGCCCACCGTGGTTCGCAAGGACACAAAAAAATACAGCTGGACCATCGGCGAAGCGCCGCTAAAGAAAGTGGCCAATGTAGAAAAGAAAATGCCGCGTAAATACATTAGCAAAGATGGTTTCGGCATTACCCCCGCGGCCCGAGCCTACCTAGAGCCTTTGATTGGTGGTGAATCCTACCCTCCCTACAAAAACGGGCTGCCGCAATTTGCCAAACTAAAACTAGCCCCAGTCGAGAAAAAGTTAAACGATGCTTTTGAGGTCTAA
- a CDS encoding uracil-xanthine permease family protein, protein MSQTGGFWNWKTILIGAQMLFVAFGAMVLMPLLTGLDPSVALFTAGLGTLLFQWITRRSIPVFLASSFVFVAPISHAVKQWGVPATMGALFCTAVVYVILGVLVKWRGPGFLHRLMPPVVTGPIIMVIGLSLAPTAVNFAMGMSGNGEMQMFAYGDALLVSMVSLLVTMLVAALGHGLFRLLPILCGVVSGYLTALAMGMVDFSGVNQAGWLSVPTFIAPTFYWPAILFMMPVALAPAIEHVGDVLAISNVTGKDYIRKPGLHRTLTGDGVASMVAALFGGPPNTTYSEVTGAVMLTRVFNPVVMTWTAIFAILLAFIGKFGLLLQSIPTPVMGGILILMFGSIASVGMNTLIKAQVDLHAQRNLVIVAVTLIFGIGGMVMGNGDFTLQGISLCGLVAVLLNQVLPHAPFMADDLHEEQEYVDDLLAHVRKKERDERT, encoded by the coding sequence ATGAGCCAGACCGGCGGATTCTGGAACTGGAAAACCATTCTTATTGGTGCCCAGATGCTGTTTGTGGCTTTTGGTGCGATGGTGTTAATGCCGTTGCTCACAGGGCTGGACCCCAGCGTGGCGCTATTTACCGCGGGCTTGGGCACGCTGCTGTTTCAATGGATTACTCGGCGCTCTATTCCTGTCTTTCTCGCGTCCTCTTTTGTATTTGTGGCACCCATTTCCCATGCTGTGAAACAGTGGGGGGTGCCAGCCACGATGGGGGCGCTGTTCTGCACTGCCGTGGTTTACGTGATTCTCGGAGTGTTAGTGAAATGGCGGGGCCCGGGGTTTCTGCACCGGCTGATGCCGCCGGTAGTCACCGGCCCCATCATTATGGTGATTGGGCTGAGCTTGGCACCTACTGCGGTGAACTTTGCCATGGGCATGTCCGGTAATGGTGAGATGCAGATGTTTGCGTATGGGGATGCGCTGCTCGTTTCCATGGTTTCCTTGTTGGTCACTATGTTGGTGGCGGCGCTGGGGCATGGTTTGTTCCGGCTATTACCCATTCTGTGCGGAGTAGTTTCGGGCTATCTGACGGCCCTGGCCATGGGCATGGTGGATTTTTCCGGGGTGAATCAAGCGGGCTGGTTATCGGTGCCGACCTTTATTGCTCCCACCTTTTATTGGCCCGCCATCCTGTTCATGATGCCGGTGGCACTGGCGCCGGCCATTGAGCATGTAGGAGATGTGCTGGCGATCAGTAACGTGACCGGCAAAGACTATATTCGTAAGCCTGGGCTGCATCGCACGCTCACAGGCGATGGTGTGGCCAGCATGGTGGCGGCCTTGTTCGGTGGCCCACCTAATACCACTTATTCGGAAGTTACCGGTGCGGTGATGTTGACCCGGGTGTTTAATCCGGTGGTAATGACCTGGACGGCGATCTTCGCCATCTTATTGGCCTTTATTGGCAAGTTTGGGTTGTTACTACAGAGTATCCCCACCCCAGTGATGGGCGGAATTTTGATTCTTATGTTCGGCTCCATTGCGAGTGTGGGCATGAATACCTTGATCAAGGCGCAGGTGGATCTTCATGCGCAACGTAATCTGGTCATTGTGGCGGTAACCTTGATTTTCGGCATTGGCGGCATGGTCATGGGCAACGGCGACTTCACCCTGCAGGGTATTAGCCTATGCGGGTTGGTGGCGGTGCTCCTGAATCAGGTGCTTCCCCATGCCCCCTTCATGGCCGATGATCTTCATGAAGAGCAGGAGTATGTTGATGACTTATTGGCGCACGTGCGTAAAAAAGAGCGCGATGAGCGCACATGA
- a CDS encoding response regulator transcription factor — protein MTAAQRKDLILVVDDSPDSLGMIHQALDQAGLTALIALEGQQALNIAEKMTPDLILMDAIMPNLDGFETCRRLKQHPNLACVPVIFMTGLTESEDVVRGLEAGGVDYITKPVRPNELIARIRVHLNNARMTQSAHTTLDRLGQTSFSTDAAGQWHWATPHTDQLLEKAKVERSALADPIQRWLKHQPERGQQLNKLPGNLGLRYLGHSVSGEENSEHLFRLLHHDSDAELELLKTALHVTHRESQVLVWIAHGKTNREIAQILELSPRTVNKHLEQIFRKLGVENRTAAAAMVIQYLTQIH, from the coding sequence ATGACAGCCGCACAACGTAAAGATCTGATACTGGTGGTGGACGACTCCCCAGATTCTCTCGGCATGATTCATCAAGCGTTGGATCAAGCCGGACTCACTGCTCTTATCGCACTGGAAGGCCAGCAAGCACTGAATATTGCCGAAAAAATGACACCAGATTTGATCTTGATGGATGCGATCATGCCCAACTTAGATGGCTTCGAAACTTGCCGCCGCCTGAAACAGCATCCAAATCTAGCCTGCGTTCCAGTAATTTTCATGACCGGACTAACCGAAAGTGAAGATGTGGTCCGGGGCCTGGAAGCCGGTGGCGTAGACTACATCACCAAACCAGTGCGGCCTAACGAACTGATCGCTCGCATCCGCGTACATTTAAACAATGCTCGCATGACGCAAAGCGCCCACACCACCCTAGACCGACTTGGCCAAACCAGCTTTTCCACCGATGCGGCAGGCCAATGGCACTGGGCAACCCCACACACCGACCAGCTACTGGAAAAAGCCAAGGTGGAACGCAGTGCGCTTGCAGACCCAATACAACGCTGGCTCAAACATCAACCGGAGCGGGGCCAGCAACTCAATAAACTGCCCGGTAACCTAGGGCTACGTTATCTGGGCCATTCAGTGAGCGGTGAGGAAAATAGCGAGCACTTGTTCCGGCTGCTACACCACGACAGCGATGCAGAGCTGGAGTTGCTGAAAACTGCGCTGCATGTAACCCACCGCGAGTCCCAGGTACTAGTGTGGATTGCACACGGTAAAACCAACCGAGAAATTGCCCAGATTCTTGAGTTAAGCCCACGGACAGTGAACAAACATCTGGAACAGATCTTCCGCAAACTGGGAGTTGAAAACCGGACTGCCGCAGCAGCCATGGTTATTCAATACCTTACCCAGATTCATTGA
- the urtA gene encoding urea ABC transporter substrate-binding protein, translating to MKLSKTRSSSHRPSSTRRHLLGGLMALPALFALSNTVLAADVNTTGLAVTDDTVKVGILHSVTGTMAISETGSVQAEKLAIEQINASGGVLGRQIEYIQEDGASDWPTFAEKSRKLLVNDNVAAVFGCWTSASRKAVLPVFEQYNGMLYYPTFYEGLEKSPNVIYTGQEATQQILASIDWLAEEKGAKTFYLLGSDYIWPRTSNKIARKHIDKLGLKVVGEEYYPLGHTQFNSVINKIKLKKPDVIFASVVGGSNVAFYKQMKAAGIDLTKESPLLLTISVTEDEILGIGGENVEGAYASMKYFQSLGNDNNQDFVKAFKKRWGEDIVIGDVTQAAYLGPWLWKAAVEKAGSFDIDKVREASPGIELTTAPEGYVRIHENHHLWSKARIGQAQKDGQYKVIYETEELMEPDPFPKGYQ from the coding sequence ATGAAATTGAGCAAAACCCGTTCTTCCAGTCACCGGCCGTCCTCGACGCGCCGGCATCTTCTGGGAGGGCTGATGGCGCTACCTGCGTTGTTCGCCCTTTCTAATACGGTACTGGCTGCCGACGTGAACACCACTGGCCTAGCGGTGACTGACGACACAGTAAAGGTCGGTATTCTGCATTCGGTTACCGGCACTATGGCAATCAGTGAGACAGGCTCAGTGCAGGCTGAGAAGTTGGCGATTGAACAGATCAATGCTTCAGGGGGGGTGCTGGGACGTCAGATCGAGTATATCCAGGAAGATGGCGCCAGTGACTGGCCCACCTTCGCTGAAAAATCTCGTAAATTGCTGGTGAACGATAATGTGGCTGCGGTTTTTGGTTGCTGGACATCCGCTTCCCGTAAAGCAGTGCTGCCAGTATTTGAGCAGTATAACGGCATGCTTTATTACCCCACGTTCTATGAGGGGCTGGAAAAATCTCCAAACGTAATCTATACCGGCCAGGAAGCGACTCAGCAAATTCTCGCCAGTATTGACTGGTTGGCTGAAGAGAAAGGTGCCAAGACGTTCTACTTGCTGGGCTCCGATTACATTTGGCCGCGTACCTCTAACAAGATTGCCCGTAAGCACATTGATAAGCTGGGCTTGAAAGTAGTGGGTGAAGAGTACTACCCGCTTGGTCATACCCAGTTCAACTCGGTAATTAACAAGATCAAGTTAAAGAAACCGGATGTGATTTTTGCCTCTGTGGTAGGTGGTTCCAACGTGGCTTTCTATAAGCAGATGAAAGCGGCGGGTATCGATCTGACCAAAGAGAGTCCGTTGCTACTGACCATCTCCGTCACCGAGGATGAAATTCTGGGTATCGGTGGTGAAAACGTGGAAGGCGCTTACGCTTCCATGAAGTATTTCCAAAGCTTGGGTAACGACAATAACCAAGACTTTGTAAAAGCGTTCAAGAAGCGTTGGGGTGAAGACATCGTTATCGGTGACGTGACCCAGGCGGCTTATCTTGGCCCATGGTTGTGGAAAGCGGCGGTAGAGAAAGCGGGCTCTTTCGATATCGACAAAGTGCGCGAAGCTTCTCCGGGTATTGAGTTGACCACTGCACCAGAAGGCTATGTGCGTATCCACGAAAACCATCACTTGTGGTCCAAGGCCCGTATCGGCCAGGCACAGAAAGATGGTCAGTACAAAGTGATTTACGAAACCGAAGAACTGATGGAGCCTGACCCGTTCCCT